One Streptomyces coeruleorubidus DNA segment encodes these proteins:
- a CDS encoding cellulosome protein, translating to MATAAATAALATLLAGPSAGTAGAAERERLVIDLATDTGAFHGGASGSLYGVYGDGVPSRNLIEGMHLRTVSTKAQDGPQHPGADALEMLPPFVDSGGKDVYIYMTDIYRGFPYQWPGADGPARLADFKKKIKKQVQQVLTMGEYKDNVVYVPFNEPEGNMFGTGEWSYNKVSWLKDPQHYFAAWKEVYHLIKDLDPDARIAGPNTSVLYSQVKGFLQYAKANDVVPDVMTWHELSSPAAVRTNVAKYRQMEKDVGVGPLPINVNEYGHNYHLSVPGQVVQWVSAIEESKIDADLAYWNIDGNLNDSAVEANKGNGQWWLFNAYGQMSGHTVKVTAPHPNQQYTLQGVATLDQDKKQSRALFGGKSGDADIVFDHVDPKLFGKTVRATVQEIPWSGQVGDSAQPLRLADQELTVGADGSVTLPMTGMNEMSAYQVILSPGGNGGKPAAPSVSWRKTYEAENATYTGKGYSRNGPEGTPSDVGKFATSGAYNVGGLRTGSDGVLAFDVEVPQDGTYDLSVFANSYNLYDLVKEQGPTNVFLRVDGKEPQELRLPLGYKWVVWGHTDTTVKLTAGKHRITLAAQDADLGVTKGDAIIDKIDLALRDEKVTAPAIYEAEYATLTGTRPGYTRPGASGPGAVPLPKGASATFWVHSPADGESTVSVDHLGGGRARLALNGEKLDLPLAGGTGKGTDTVRLFLSGGINKITVTGTAGELILDRLRVAPSKGTLVPTVYQAENGTLTGAAKVTGAYPFAANGKAVTDIGDGKGNALTVDVVAARAGRHALTIRYSNAEQAPATHYNPDPIARHADLSVNGGPARRVLFPTTFHFNNFWDLTVPVTLKKGTNRLTFTAEELPDFNGDTYNQYDQRSPYAPVIDRLAITPMAAK from the coding sequence GTGGCCACAGCCGCGGCGACGGCCGCCCTCGCCACCCTCCTGGCCGGCCCTTCCGCGGGGACCGCCGGGGCCGCGGAGCGGGAACGGCTCGTCATCGACCTCGCCACCGACACCGGTGCCTTCCACGGCGGCGCCTCCGGCTCGCTGTACGGCGTGTACGGCGACGGCGTGCCGAGCCGCAACCTGATCGAGGGCATGCATCTGCGCACGGTGTCGACGAAGGCGCAGGACGGTCCGCAGCACCCGGGAGCGGACGCCCTGGAGATGCTGCCGCCGTTCGTGGACTCCGGCGGCAAGGACGTCTACATCTACATGACCGACATCTACCGCGGCTTCCCGTACCAGTGGCCGGGCGCGGACGGTCCGGCGCGGCTCGCCGACTTCAAGAAGAAGATCAAGAAGCAGGTCCAGCAGGTCCTGACCATGGGCGAGTACAAGGACAACGTCGTCTACGTGCCCTTCAACGAGCCCGAAGGGAACATGTTCGGGACCGGCGAGTGGAGCTACAACAAGGTCTCCTGGCTGAAGGACCCCCAGCACTACTTCGCGGCCTGGAAGGAGGTCTACCACCTCATCAAGGACCTCGACCCGGACGCCCGCATCGCCGGCCCCAACACCAGCGTCCTCTACAGCCAGGTCAAGGGCTTCCTCCAGTACGCCAAGGCCAACGACGTGGTGCCGGACGTGATGACCTGGCACGAGCTGTCGTCGCCCGCCGCGGTCCGCACGAACGTGGCGAAGTACCGACAGATGGAGAAGGACGTCGGGGTCGGCCCGCTGCCGATCAACGTCAACGAGTACGGGCACAACTACCACCTGTCGGTGCCCGGCCAGGTCGTCCAGTGGGTCTCCGCCATCGAGGAGTCGAAGATCGACGCCGACCTGGCGTACTGGAACATCGACGGCAACCTCAACGACTCGGCCGTGGAGGCCAACAAGGGCAACGGCCAGTGGTGGCTGTTCAACGCCTACGGGCAGATGTCCGGCCACACCGTGAAGGTGACCGCCCCGCACCCCAACCAGCAGTACACACTCCAGGGCGTGGCGACCCTCGACCAGGACAAGAAGCAGTCCCGGGCCCTCTTCGGCGGCAAGAGCGGCGACGCCGACATCGTCTTCGACCACGTCGACCCGAAGCTGTTCGGGAAGACCGTGCGCGCCACCGTCCAGGAGATCCCCTGGAGCGGTCAGGTCGGCGACTCGGCACAGCCGTTGCGGCTCGCGGACCAGGAACTGACGGTCGGCGCGGACGGATCGGTCACGCTGCCGATGACCGGCATGAACGAGATGTCCGCCTACCAGGTCATCCTCTCCCCCGGCGGCAACGGCGGGAAACCGGCCGCGCCTTCGGTCAGCTGGCGCAAGACGTACGAGGCGGAGAACGCCACCTACACCGGCAAGGGCTACTCCAGGAACGGCCCCGAGGGCACGCCCTCCGACGTCGGTAAATTCGCCACATCGGGCGCCTACAACGTGGGCGGACTGCGCACCGGCTCCGACGGGGTCCTCGCCTTCGACGTCGAGGTCCCGCAGGACGGCACGTACGACCTGAGCGTCTTCGCCAACTCCTACAACCTGTACGACCTGGTGAAGGAACAGGGCCCGACCAACGTCTTCCTGCGGGTCGACGGCAAGGAGCCGCAGGAACTGAGGCTGCCGCTGGGCTACAAGTGGGTGGTCTGGGGCCACACCGACACGACGGTGAAGCTGACGGCGGGCAAGCACCGGATCACGCTGGCCGCTCAGGACGCCGACCTCGGGGTCACCAAGGGTGACGCGATCATCGACAAGATCGATCTCGCCCTGCGCGACGAGAAGGTGACCGCCCCGGCGATCTACGAGGCCGAGTACGCCACTCTCACCGGAACCCGGCCGGGCTACACCCGCCCCGGCGCCTCCGGTCCCGGTGCCGTGCCGCTGCCGAAGGGCGCCTCCGCGACGTTCTGGGTCCACTCCCCCGCCGACGGTGAATCGACCGTGTCGGTCGACCACTTGGGCGGCGGCCGGGCGAGGCTGGCCCTCAACGGCGAGAAGCTCGACCTGCCCCTGGCCGGCGGGACCGGGAAGGGCACGGACACGGTCCGGCTGTTCCTGTCCGGCGGCATCAACAAGATCACCGTCACCGGTACGGCGGGCGAGCTGATCCTCGACCGACTGCGGGTCGCCCCGTCGAAGGGCACCCTGGTGCCCACCGTCTACCAGGCCGAGAACGGCACGCTCACCGGCGCGGCGAAGGTCACCGGCGCCTACCCGTTCGCCGCGAACGGCAAGGCCGTCACGGACATCGGCGACGGCAAGGGCAACGCCCTCACCGTCGACGTGGTGGCCGCCAGGGCCGGGCGGCACGCGCTGACCATCCGCTACTCCAACGCCGAGCAGGCACCCGCCACCCACTACAACCCCGACCCGATCGCCCGCCACGCCGACCTCTCCGTCAACGGCGGACCGGCCCGCCGGGTGCTGTTCCCGACCACCTTCCACTTCAACAACTTCTGGGACCTGACCGTCCCGGTCACCCTGAAGAAGGGCACGAACCGGCTCACCTTCACCGCCGAGGAACTCCCCGACTTCAACGGCGACACCTACAACCAGTACGACCAGCGGTCCCCGTACGCACCGGTGATCGACCGGCTCGCCATCACGCCGATGGCGGCCAAGTAG
- a CDS encoding short-chain dehydrogenase, which translates to MERRHHRDLAEPAEIRDVARQAAGFGRFDAVIHNAGVMHRPEDVTVNTVAPYVLTALMDKPARLIYLSSSMHRTGSTDLRRPAVGSASYDDTKLWVTTLALAFASRWEGTSSHAVDPGWVPTRMGGRGAPDDLTAGHETQAWLATHPDVTPATGGYWYHRQTRTPHPASQDERFQTQLVQALERHTGVALD; encoded by the coding sequence GTGGAAAGGCGTCATCACCGGGACCTGGCCGAGCCGGCCGAGATCCGCGATGTCGCCCGGCAGGCCGCCGGGTTCGGCCGTTTCGACGCCGTCATCCACAACGCCGGCGTCATGCACCGCCCGGAGGACGTCACCGTCAACACGGTCGCGCCCTACGTGCTGACGGCCCTGATGGACAAGCCGGCCAGGCTCATCTACCTCAGCAGCTCCATGCACCGAACGGGCTCCACCGACCTGCGACGGCCGGCCGTCGGATCCGCCTCCTACGACGACACCAAACTGTGGGTCACCACCCTCGCGCTCGCGTTCGCCTCCCGCTGGGAAGGAACCTCCAGCCACGCGGTCGACCCCGGGTGGGTCCCCACCCGTATGGGCGGGCGCGGCGCACCGGACGATCTGACCGCCGGCCACGAGACGCAGGCATGGCTCGCCACCCACCCCGACGTGACCCCGGCCACCGGCGGCTACTGGTACCACCGGCAGACCCGGACACCCCACCCCGCCTCGCAGGACGAACGGTTCCAGACTCAGCTCGTCCAAGCCCTGGAGAGGCACACGGGCGTCGCGCTCGACTGA
- a CDS encoding helix-turn-helix domain-containing protein — protein sequence MDNRDEVREFLTPASQDHPARAGLPAGPRRRVPGLRRSEVAALADVSVEYYAKLERGHLAGVSPAVLEAVARVLQLDDAERAHLLHLAQAAEGSDTLARPRPRSGRQRTPHKSLQWTLDAITTGAAFVVNGRLDLLATDQLARAFFSDICGWAAGPSGFWAPGVIPATPAIGLPYPVALVTRTVLTPTSRPTGSPARKRPTGSATPSSMAHPVQRVGPARWRRAVRRVGHRCGWWCRPAGRTGRVRPASEGPPGRPGWRRRRRRW from the coding sequence GTGGACAACCGTGACGAAGTCCGCGAGTTCCTCACCCCGGCGAGCCAAGATCACCCCGCGCGGGCCGGACTGCCGGCCGGCCCCCGGCGCCGCGTCCCCGGACTGCGCCGCAGCGAGGTCGCGGCCCTGGCCGACGTCAGCGTCGAGTACTACGCCAAACTCGAACGCGGCCACCTCGCGGGCGTCTCACCCGCCGTGCTCGAAGCCGTCGCCCGCGTCCTCCAGCTCGACGACGCGGAACGCGCCCACCTGCTCCATCTGGCCCAGGCCGCCGAGGGCTCCGACACCCTCGCCCGCCCCCGGCCCCGCTCCGGCAGGCAGCGCACCCCGCACAAGAGCCTGCAGTGGACCCTGGACGCCATCACCACCGGGGCCGCGTTCGTCGTCAACGGCCGTCTGGATCTGCTCGCCACCGACCAGCTCGCCCGCGCCTTCTTCAGCGACATCTGCGGCTGGGCGGCGGGACCGTCGGGGTTCTGGGCGCCAGGGGTCATACCGGCCACTCCAGCAATCGGATTACCCTATCCAGTTGCCCTCGTTACGCGGACCGTGCTGACCCCCACATCGCGGCCCACAGGCAGTCCTGCCCGGAAACGGCCGACGGGGTCCGCGACGCCGTCGTCCATGGCACACCCGGTCCAGCGAGTTGGACCGGCCCGATGGCGTCGCGCAGTTCGAAGAGTCGGCCACAGATGCGGATGGTGGTGCCGTCCGGCTGGTCGGACAGGCCGAGTGCGTCCGGCGTCGGAAGGCCCTCCCGGTCGCCCCGGGTGGCGACGGCGAAGGCGGCGTTGGTGA
- a CDS encoding MBL fold metallo-hydrolase, whose amino-acid sequence MSLIVPRLWIGSTEIIALADGEGPFFSPRAEAFPEATAAQWAEADRYDPGAVDAEGRWRLQFRAYVIRGDKGLTVVDAGIGPADSPAASWAPVPGVLPESLAAAGIDPAEVDTVVLTHLHTDHVGWAVVTEAAVPSAGRAVDGDTSAGGRRPYFPNAEYLLQRAEFDALDALNPQLRETLTDPLTAAGRLRLLDGDTPLRTGRAVATPGHTPGHQSVLVADGRELALVTGDLLVHALQLLHPELAYAHETDPEAARHSRERMLGHETATTLHLATPHLTEPFLSA is encoded by the coding sequence ATGTCCCTCATCGTTCCCCGCCTGTGGATCGGCTCGACCGAGATCATCGCCCTCGCCGACGGCGAGGGCCCGTTCTTCTCCCCGCGCGCCGAGGCCTTCCCCGAGGCCACGGCCGCTCAGTGGGCCGAGGCCGACCGCTACGACCCGGGCGCGGTCGACGCGGAGGGCCGCTGGCGGCTCCAGTTCCGCGCGTACGTGATCCGCGGCGACAAGGGCCTCACCGTCGTGGACGCCGGGATCGGTCCGGCGGACAGCCCGGCCGCCTCGTGGGCGCCCGTGCCCGGTGTGCTCCCCGAGTCGCTCGCCGCCGCGGGCATCGACCCGGCCGAAGTCGACACCGTGGTGCTCACACATCTGCACACCGACCACGTCGGGTGGGCGGTCGTGACCGAGGCGGCCGTGCCATCGGCGGGCCGCGCGGTGGACGGTGACACTTCGGCCGGCGGCCGCCGCCCTTATTTCCCGAACGCCGAATACCTGCTCCAGCGGGCCGAGTTCGACGCCCTCGACGCGCTCAACCCGCAGCTTCGCGAGACCCTCACCGACCCGCTCACGGCCGCCGGTCGCCTCCGGCTCCTCGACGGGGACACGCCGCTGCGCACCGGGCGCGCGGTAGCCACGCCCGGTCACACGCCCGGACACCAGAGCGTGCTGGTCGCCGACGGGCGCGAGCTGGCGCTCGTCACCGGCGATCTCCTGGTGCACGCGCTCCAACTGCTCCACCCCGAGCTCGCCTACGCGCACGAGACCGACCCCGAGGCGGCCAGGCACTCAAGAGAGCGCATGCTCGGCCACGAAACCGCCACCACCCTGCACCTGGCGACGCCGCATCTGACGGAGCCGTTCCTCTCGGCGTGA
- a CDS encoding NADPH-dependent F420 reductase produces MRLGLLGTGNVARALAHGWSAAGHDVLLGSRRPEERAGLGLPVASLDDTAAHAEVLVNATPGTVSVELLHSIGAPALAGTLLIDVGVGLSDDFTELSHPNSSLGEQIQEAFPLTPVVKTLCTMDSTVMVAPGELDGPSTVFLSGDDAEAKRTTGRLLTDLGWPPSSQLDIGGIGTARGQEHFALLFMGIVGGLGSHTFNINVVARPSA; encoded by the coding sequence ATGCGCTTAGGACTACTTGGCACCGGCAACGTCGCCCGAGCACTGGCCCACGGCTGGAGCGCCGCGGGGCACGACGTACTCCTCGGCTCACGCCGACCTGAGGAACGGGCTGGCCTCGGCCTCCCCGTGGCGAGCCTTGACGACACAGCCGCCCATGCGGAGGTACTCGTCAACGCCACCCCGGGAACCGTCTCCGTGGAACTCCTGCACTCCATCGGGGCACCGGCACTGGCCGGCACCCTGCTCATCGATGTCGGGGTCGGTCTCTCCGACGACTTCACCGAGCTCTCGCACCCCAACAGCAGCCTTGGGGAACAGATCCAGGAAGCCTTTCCCCTGACCCCCGTCGTGAAGACGCTGTGCACCATGGACTCGACGGTGATGGTAGCCCCGGGCGAACTGGACGGCCCGAGCACCGTCTTCCTCTCCGGCGACGACGCCGAAGCCAAACGGACCACCGGCCGACTGCTCACCGATCTCGGCTGGCCCCCGTCGTCCCAGCTCGACATCGGCGGCATCGGCACAGCGCGCGGACAGGAGCATTTCGCCCTGCTATTCATGGGCATCGTGGGCGGTCTGGGTTCTCATACGTTCAACATCAACGTCGTCGCCCGCCCGTCTGCCTGA